In a genomic window of Streptomyces sp. NBC_01231:
- a CDS encoding STAS domain-containing protein, which translates to MSYARLPGLPIVDAMTPAVLTLVGPVTRDEVTGLCDDVRRLLDATGAGAVVCDVAGLGPPGLEAVDLLARLELAARRAGGRIRLRDPAPALHALLDLVGLRFEVEGQSEQREPALGVEEAVEPGDPAV; encoded by the coding sequence ATGAGTTACGCCCGCCTGCCCGGTCTACCGATCGTGGACGCCATGACACCCGCTGTACTCACGCTGGTCGGCCCCGTCACCCGCGACGAGGTGACCGGGCTGTGCGACGACGTGCGGAGGCTGCTGGACGCCACCGGCGCCGGAGCGGTGGTGTGCGATGTCGCGGGGCTGGGACCGCCGGGGCTCGAAGCCGTCGACCTGCTGGCGCGCCTTGAGCTCGCCGCCAGACGGGCCGGGGGCCGGATCCGGCTGCGCGACCCCGCCCCCGCGCTACACGCCCTCCTCGACCTGGTCGGCCTCCGCTTCGAGGTGGAGGGGCAGTCCGAACAGCGGGAACCAGCGCTGGGTGTCGAGGAAGCAGTGGAACCCGGTGATCCGGCCGTCTGA
- a CDS encoding sigma-70 family RNA polymerase sigma factor codes for MSGTMTTDLDVRLEKHRTELTGYCYRMLGSSFEAEDAVQDTMVRAWRSYEKFEGRSSLRSWLYRIATNVCLDMLTAGNKRARPMDLTESTPLAQAALSPRPDHTWLEPMPDARVLPTTEDPAERAVAKESVRLAFMAALQQLPPKQRAVLILREVLAWKASEVAELLGTSVASVNSALQRARATLAEREEHGADASVSDPLDEEQQKLLDRYVAAFEGYDMTALTALLHEDAIMTMPPFDLWLTGHDDITGFMTTLGAPCAGSRLLPVQVNGLPGFAQYKPDPEKGGFLPWAVQVLEISDGRITGFHCFLDTQRWFPLFGLPLHLEAEADQVEEGV; via the coding sequence ATGAGCGGCACAATGACGACGGACCTCGACGTCAGGCTGGAAAAACACCGGACCGAGCTCACCGGGTACTGCTATCGCATGCTCGGCTCCTCCTTCGAGGCCGAGGACGCGGTGCAGGACACCATGGTCCGGGCATGGCGCAGCTACGAGAAGTTCGAGGGCCGCTCCAGCCTCCGCTCCTGGCTCTACCGCATCGCGACGAACGTGTGCCTGGACATGCTGACCGCCGGCAACAAGCGCGCCCGGCCGATGGACCTCACCGAGTCCACTCCCCTGGCCCAGGCCGCCCTCTCCCCCCGCCCGGACCACACCTGGCTGGAGCCCATGCCGGACGCGCGTGTGCTGCCCACGACCGAGGACCCGGCGGAGCGGGCCGTCGCCAAGGAGTCGGTGCGACTCGCCTTCATGGCGGCCCTGCAACAGCTTCCGCCCAAGCAGCGCGCGGTGCTGATCCTGCGCGAGGTGCTGGCCTGGAAGGCGAGCGAGGTCGCGGAGCTGCTGGGTACGTCGGTCGCGTCGGTCAACAGCGCGCTGCAGCGGGCCCGCGCGACCCTCGCGGAGCGGGAGGAGCACGGCGCCGACGCGTCCGTGTCCGACCCGCTGGACGAGGAACAGCAAAAGCTTTTGGACCGCTATGTGGCGGCGTTCGAGGGCTACGACATGACGGCGCTGACGGCTCTGCTGCACGAGGACGCCATCATGACGATGCCGCCGTTCGACCTGTGGCTCACCGGCCACGACGACATCACGGGCTTCATGACGACGCTCGGCGCCCCCTGCGCGGGCTCCCGCCTGCTGCCGGTCCAGGTCAACGGCCTGCCCGGGTTCGCCCAGTACAAGCCCGACCCGGAGAAGGGCGGCTTCCTTCCTTGGGCGGTCCAGGTCCTCGAGATCTCAGACGGCCGGATCACCGGGTTCCACTGCTTCCTCGACACCCAGCGCTGGTTCCCGCTGTTCGGACTGCCCCTCCACCTCGAAGCGGAGGCCGACCAGGTCGAGGAGGGCGTGTAG
- a CDS encoding MFS transporter — MSPASTGASTVVVAAPSAPVVDDSRMAPGGPGYRRMSFALFLAGVATFALLYSTQALLPLISGEFGVAASEASWTVAAATGGLAVFVLPMSALSERFGRRTVMTASLAVAVTVGLLVPFAPSLTALVVLRAVQGAALAGLPASATAYLAEEVTPKALVTAIGLFVAGNSVGGMSGRVITGWVAQEWGWRVAVGVIGAIAVACAVAFRVLLPTPKHFASGSLRPRVLARTVRDHLSNPLLRRLYAIGALFMTVFGGVYTVIGYRLTEAPFGLPQGIVGSIFLVYLVGTVSASTAGRLVGRLGRRGALYAAGGTTATGLLLSLADSLPLVLLGLVLITGGFFAGHAVASSAVSKTATRGRAQASALYQSAYYIGSSAGSTVGALAFHAGGWSGTVTVGLLAVLGVVTITVFGTRAARVAARREPVAA, encoded by the coding sequence ATGTCTCCCGCCAGTACCGGGGCGTCCACCGTCGTGGTCGCCGCACCCTCTGCTCCTGTCGTCGACGACTCCCGGATGGCCCCGGGCGGCCCCGGCTACCGCCGGATGAGCTTCGCCCTCTTCCTCGCCGGTGTCGCGACGTTCGCCCTTCTCTACTCCACCCAGGCGCTGCTGCCGCTGATCTCCGGCGAGTTCGGGGTGGCGGCGAGCGAGGCGAGCTGGACGGTGGCGGCCGCGACCGGCGGGCTGGCGGTGTTCGTCCTGCCGATGAGCGCCCTGTCGGAGCGTTTCGGACGCCGTACGGTGATGACGGCCTCGCTGGCGGTCGCGGTGACCGTCGGACTGCTCGTGCCCTTCGCGCCGTCGCTGACCGCGCTGGTCGTGCTGCGGGCCGTCCAGGGCGCGGCGCTGGCCGGACTGCCCGCCTCCGCGACGGCCTACCTCGCGGAGGAGGTCACGCCGAAGGCGCTGGTCACCGCGATCGGTCTGTTCGTCGCCGGCAACAGCGTCGGCGGGATGAGCGGCCGGGTCATCACCGGCTGGGTCGCGCAGGAGTGGGGCTGGCGGGTCGCGGTCGGTGTGATCGGCGCGATCGCCGTGGCCTGCGCGGTGGCCTTCCGGGTGCTGCTGCCCACGCCGAAGCACTTCGCGTCCGGCTCGCTGCGACCGCGGGTACTGGCCCGCACGGTCCGCGACCACCTGTCCAACCCGCTGCTGCGCCGCCTGTACGCGATCGGCGCGCTGTTCATGACGGTGTTCGGCGGCGTGTACACGGTCATCGGCTACCGGCTGACCGAGGCCCCCTTCGGCCTCCCCCAGGGCATCGTCGGCTCGATCTTCCTGGTCTACCTGGTGGGCACGGTGTCCGCGTCGACGGCCGGCCGGCTGGTGGGCCGCCTGGGCCGCCGGGGCGCGCTGTACGCGGCGGGCGGTACGACGGCGACGGGCCTGCTGCTGTCCCTGGCCGACTCCCTTCCCCTCGTCCTCCTCGGGCTGGTCCTGATCACCGGGGGTTTCTTCGCGGGGCACGCGGTCGCCTCCTCGGCGGTCAGCAAGACGGCGACCCGGGGGCGGGCGCAGGCGTCGGCGCTGTATCAGTCGGCGTACTACATCGGCTCCAGCGCGGGCAGCACGGTGGGCGCGCTGGCGTTCCACGCGGGCGGCTGGTCCGGGACGGTGACCGTCGGACTGCTGGCGGTGCTGGGCGTCGTGACGATCACGGTGTTCGGTACGCGGGCGGCACGGGTCGCCGCGCGGCGGGAGCCGGTGGCGGCGTAG
- a CDS encoding LysR substrate-binding domain-containing protein — translation MVHQRRSQERLSPSSDTEDMADMSRLLAPRLAHFAGVARTEHVTRAAQEMQVPQSTLSRAMVRLEQDLGVDLFARHGRTVSLTLAGRTFLTSVERALAEIERAVEEVRADADPATGKVAFGFLHTMGAETVPGLLHAFRADHPRVRFSLVQNYGEAMIERLRAGELDLCLTSPVPDAPDLVALRLDEQKIRLVVPADHRLAARRRIRLAEAADETFVTLEPGYGLRRITDDLCQEAGFRPRIAFEGEEAETLRGLVAAGLGVALLPPPVFPRPGVVELTVTAPRAAREIGVAWLDGHPDTPPVAAFKRFLLSKRGNLLPT, via the coding sequence ATGGTGCATCAGCGGAGGTCACAGGAGCGTCTGTCACCGTCCAGTGACACAGAAGACATGGCGGACATGTCGAGGCTGCTCGCTCCCCGCCTCGCCCACTTCGCCGGTGTCGCCCGTACCGAGCACGTCACCCGGGCCGCCCAGGAGATGCAGGTCCCGCAGTCGACCCTGTCCCGGGCGATGGTCCGGCTCGAACAGGACCTGGGCGTCGATCTGTTCGCCCGCCACGGCCGCACCGTCTCCCTCACCCTGGCCGGCCGCACCTTTCTCACCTCCGTCGAGCGTGCTCTCGCCGAGATCGAGCGCGCCGTCGAGGAGGTCCGTGCCGACGCCGACCCGGCCACCGGCAAGGTCGCTTTCGGCTTCCTGCACACCATGGGCGCCGAGACCGTCCCGGGCCTCCTGCACGCCTTCCGCGCCGATCACCCCCGGGTCCGCTTCAGCCTCGTCCAGAACTACGGCGAGGCGATGATCGAGCGCCTGCGCGCGGGCGAACTGGACCTCTGTCTGACCTCCCCCGTCCCGGACGCCCCCGACCTGGTCGCCCTCCGCCTCGACGAACAGAAGATCCGCCTGGTCGTCCCGGCCGACCACCGCCTCGCCGCCCGCCGCCGGATCCGGCTCGCGGAGGCCGCCGACGAAACGTTCGTCACCCTGGAACCCGGCTACGGCCTCCGCCGCATCACCGACGACCTGTGTCAGGAAGCCGGTTTCCGGCCCCGTATCGCCTTCGAGGGCGAGGAGGCCGAAACCCTCAGGGGCCTGGTGGCAGCGGGCCTGGGGGTAGCCCTCCTGCCCCCACCCGTCTTCCCTCGCCCGGGAGTTGTGGAACTGACGGTCACCGCTCCGCGGGCCGCCCGCGAGATCGGCGTGGCCTGGCTCGACGGCCACCCGGACACACCCCCGGTGGCAGCCTTCAAAAGGTTCCTGCTCTCCAAACGAGGCAACCTGCTGCCGACCTGA
- a CDS encoding alpha/beta hydrolase, with the protein MGQQATPVRTARLGRALGPEPTAVSGVVLLLPGGDEVSRRRPSAMVAAASVRTLGRRISRAGRVAGLATHVVHYRYRGWNGSAAHLAQDASWATDEAVRRYGDVPVCLAGFDMGGRAALRAGGHEAVNSVVALAPWLPEEDVAASPEPVRQLAGRRVLIVHGTNDARTDPELSFRLAARAKKANREVCRFEVHSDGHGLHQHRDEVHALTEDFVMGALFGRALSRPVQDALAAPPPLGLRMPLASGFGQARR; encoded by the coding sequence ATGGGACAGCAAGCGACACCGGTTCGCACGGCCCGCCTGGGGCGGGCGCTCGGTCCGGAGCCGACAGCCGTGAGTGGAGTGGTGCTGCTGCTCCCCGGAGGCGACGAGGTCTCCCGTCGCAGACCGTCCGCCATGGTGGCAGCCGCGTCCGTACGCACCCTGGGCCGCCGGATCTCCCGCGCGGGACGCGTCGCGGGACTGGCGACCCATGTGGTCCACTACCGCTATCGCGGCTGGAACGGCAGCGCGGCACATCTGGCGCAGGACGCGAGCTGGGCGACCGATGAGGCCGTACGACGGTACGGCGACGTCCCCGTGTGCCTCGCCGGATTCGACATGGGCGGCCGGGCGGCTCTGCGCGCAGGCGGGCACGAGGCCGTCAACTCCGTGGTGGCACTGGCCCCTTGGCTGCCGGAGGAGGACGTGGCCGCGTCCCCCGAACCGGTGCGACAGCTGGCCGGGCGGCGGGTGCTGATCGTGCACGGCACGAACGACGCGCGTACGGATCCGGAGTTGTCGTTCCGGCTGGCGGCGCGGGCGAAGAAGGCGAACCGTGAGGTGTGCCGGTTCGAAGTGCACTCCGACGGACACGGGTTGCATCAGCATCGGGACGAAGTGCACGCGCTGACCGAGGACTTCGTGATGGGGGCGTTGTTCGGGAGGGCGTTGTCGCGGCCGGTGCAGGACGCGCTCGCGGCTCCGCCTCCGCTGGGACTTCGGATGCCGCTCGCCTCCGGCTTCGGGCAGGCCAGGCGGTAG
- a CDS encoding adenosine deaminase: MTSQTDRMGNTPSSDQIRRAPKVLLHDHLDGGLRPGTMVDLARESGYSHLPETDPDKLGVWFREAADSGSLERYLETFSHTVGVMQTRDALVRVAAECAEDLAEDGVVYAEVRYAPEQHLDGGLSLEEVVEAVNEGFREGERLARANGHRIRVGALLTAMRHAARALEIAELANRYRDLGVVGFDIAGAEAGYPPTRHLDAFEYLKRENNHFTIHAGEAFGLPSIWQALQWCGADRLGHGVRIIDDIQVHEDGTVKLGRLASYVRDKRIPLELCPSSNLQTGAAASYKEHPIGLLRRLHFRATVNTDNRLMSGTSMSREFEHLVEVFGYTLDDMQWFSVNAMKSAFIPFDERLAMISDVIKPGYAELKSEWLFQQTASTSGSVDSED; encoded by the coding sequence ATGACGAGCCAGACTGACCGGATGGGGAACACCCCGAGCTCGGACCAGATCCGCCGAGCGCCCAAGGTTCTGCTGCACGACCATCTCGACGGCGGGCTGCGCCCCGGCACCATGGTCGACCTCGCCCGGGAATCCGGGTACTCCCATCTCCCCGAGACCGACCCGGACAAGCTCGGCGTCTGGTTCCGCGAGGCCGCCGACTCCGGTTCCCTGGAACGGTACTTGGAGACCTTCTCGCACACCGTCGGCGTGATGCAGACCCGGGACGCGCTGGTCCGGGTCGCCGCCGAGTGCGCCGAGGACCTCGCCGAGGACGGGGTCGTCTACGCCGAGGTGCGCTACGCCCCCGAGCAGCACCTCGACGGCGGGCTCAGCCTCGAAGAGGTCGTCGAGGCCGTCAACGAGGGCTTCCGGGAAGGGGAGCGGCTGGCCCGTGCGAACGGCCACCGGATCCGGGTCGGCGCCCTGCTCACCGCGATGCGGCACGCGGCCCGCGCCCTGGAGATCGCCGAGCTCGCCAACCGGTACCGCGACCTGGGCGTCGTCGGCTTCGACATCGCCGGCGCGGAGGCGGGTTACCCGCCCACCCGGCACCTCGACGCCTTCGAGTACCTCAAGCGGGAGAACAACCACTTCACCATCCATGCCGGAGAGGCCTTCGGGCTGCCGTCCATCTGGCAGGCCCTCCAGTGGTGCGGCGCCGACCGGCTCGGCCACGGGGTGCGCATCATCGACGACATCCAGGTCCACGAGGACGGCACGGTCAAGCTCGGCCGGCTCGCCTCGTACGTGCGGGACAAGCGGATCCCGTTGGAGCTGTGCCCCAGCTCCAACCTCCAGACGGGGGCCGCGGCCTCGTACAAAGAGCACCCGATCGGGCTGCTGCGCCGGCTGCACTTCCGGGCCACCGTGAACACGGACAACCGACTGATGTCCGGCACCAGCATGAGCCGAGAATTCGAGCACCTTGTCGAGGTGTTCGGGTACACGCTCGACGACATGCAGTGGTTCTCCGTCAATGCGATGAAATCAGCATTCATTCCTTTCGATGAACGACTCGCGATGATCAGTGACGTCATCAAGCCCGGATATGCCGAGTTGAAGTCCGAATGGTTGTTCCAGCAGACCGCGTCCACCAGCGGTTCTGTGGACTCGGAGGACTGA
- a CDS encoding ATP-binding protein has protein sequence MKQSAVKTLGVAALGAAFAVTAAGAASAAPVVPDAAQALNGVSRTLPAENVTKSLPGAGEALGQAQSALPAAQPVAEKALADGPADKVTGLIGGLAAGKGLPAGLNNISLG, from the coding sequence ATGAAGCAGTCTGCTGTCAAGACCCTCGGTGTCGCCGCTCTCGGTGCCGCCTTCGCCGTCACCGCCGCGGGTGCCGCCAGCGCCGCCCCGGTCGTCCCGGACGCCGCTCAGGCGCTGAACGGTGTCTCCCGGACCCTGCCGGCCGAGAACGTCACCAAGTCGCTGCCGGGCGCCGGTGAGGCGCTGGGCCAGGCGCAGTCGGCGCTCCCCGCGGCGCAGCCGGTCGCCGAGAAGGCGCTCGCCGACGGCCCCGCCGACAAGGTCACCGGCCTGATCGGCGGTCTGGCGGCCGGCAAGGGCCTGCCCGCCGGCCTGAACAACATCTCGCTGGGCTGA
- a CDS encoding PspC domain-containing protein produces MSRLARPTNGRMIGGVCAALARRFGTSATTMRVIFVVSCLLPGPQFLLYIALWILFPSEGKVASTAW; encoded by the coding sequence ATGTCCCGCCTCGCCCGCCCCACCAACGGCCGCATGATCGGCGGAGTGTGTGCCGCGCTGGCACGGCGCTTCGGCACCTCCGCGACGACGATGCGCGTCATCTTCGTGGTCTCCTGCCTGCTGCCGGGCCCACAGTTCCTGCTCTACATCGCGCTGTGGATCCTGTTCCCCTCGGAGGGGAAGGTCGCGAGCACCGCCTGGTGA